In a single window of the Zea mays cultivar B73 chromosome 5, Zm-B73-REFERENCE-NAM-5.0, whole genome shotgun sequence genome:
- the LOC103626956 gene encoding uncharacterized protein has translation MVEDDFQLTRRVASTMGRLRNREDVNTIEEQSHRRDIATMVPQRNHGSSQNADDNPVGKEVILYSMMRSEVPVAIANIISTDPTTKVGDVPLGREFTQVFVTRVLKRESTLPRPYLGVESMGDALFMPIAWPTNKMGRNKKSTLTQGSTAAELIR, from the exons ATGGTTGAAGATGACTTCCAACTTACTAGGCGAGTTGCAAGCACTATGGGTCGTCTAAGGAATCGTGAAGATGTTAATACTATTGAAGAGCAAAGTCACAGGCGAGACATTGCAACAATGGTACCTCAAAGAAATCATGGATCATCTCAAAATGCAGATGATAATCCT GTTGGTAAAGAAGTGATATTATATTCTATGATGAGATCAGAAGTTCCTGTTGCAATAGCAAATATTATCTCAACCGACCCAACCACTAAGGTGGGAGATGTTCCTCTTGGAAGAGAGTTCACACAGGTTTTTGTGACTCGCGTGCTAAAAAGGGAAAGTACTCTGCCACGACCATACTTAGGTGTAGAGAGTATGGGAGATGCTCTTTTTATGCCCATTGCATGGCCAACAAACAAG ATGGGTCGTAACAAAAAATCAACGTTGACCCAAGGTTCTACAGCAGCag AACTTATTCGGTGA